One stretch of Methanofastidiosum sp. DNA includes these proteins:
- a CDS encoding potassium channel family protein, giving the protein MDENKLERYFEIPMIIFGILVLPVLYIQMTSTNPLLRSIAFVIDVLIWLAFLIEFVTLISVTKDKKRYVKTNWLNLAIIVLSPPLPLRALPGFEALRIIRVLRVLRVFVVLSRGTKGFKKFYAKNSINYVLYLTVILVFICGFIFSIFEKGKSFFDGIWWAIETVSTVGYGDIAPLTPAGRALGIVLIFLGIGFMSMLTAAISAYFVEKDSNREMKQILEKLDKLSKELEELKKSK; this is encoded by the coding sequence ATGGACGAAAATAAATTAGAACGTTATTTTGAGATACCAATGATTATCTTTGGTATACTCGTTTTACCAGTTTTATATATACAAATGACCAGTACAAATCCTTTATTGAGAAGTATAGCATTTGTAATTGACGTTTTGATATGGCTTGCATTTCTAATAGAGTTTGTCACATTGATTTCAGTTACAAAAGATAAAAAGCGGTATGTAAAGACTAATTGGTTAAATCTTGCTATTATTGTATTATCTCCGCCATTACCTCTCAGAGCCTTACCAGGATTTGAGGCTTTAAGAATAATAAGAGTGCTGAGGGTATTGAGAGTATTTGTAGTTTTGAGCAGAGGGACAAAAGGATTTAAGAAATTTTACGCTAAAAATTCCATTAACTACGTTTTATACCTGACTGTTATTTTAGTTTTTATTTGCGGTTTTATCTTCTCAATATTTGAAAAAGGTAAATCATTTTTTGATGGAATTTGGTGGGCGATAGAAACTGTTTCAACTGTTGGATATGGTGACATAGCCCCACTTACTCCTGCAGGCAGAGCCTTAGGGATCGTCCTGATATTTTTAGGAATAGGTTTTATGTCAATGCTTACTGCAGCTATTTCTGCTTATTTCGTTGAGAAAGATTCAAACAGAGAGATGAAGCAGATTTTGGAAAAGCTTGATAAATTAAGCAAAGAGTTAGAAGA
- a CDS encoding DUF504 domain-containing protein gives MNQSKNILSKIFYGGEDPNDYGVGYLHWVEKRPTLKYIICSDISSFDSSGIHFETTTIPFHRIKLIFNKNGEILFKKDVEGLLISLPRDLFI, from the coding sequence GTGAATCAATCGAAAAATATACTGTCAAAAATATTCTATGGAGGAGAAGATCCAAATGACTATGGAGTAGGATACCTTCACTGGGTAGAAAAAAGACCAACATTAAAGTATATTATATGTAGTGATATTTCTAGCTTTGATAGCTCAGGCATACACTTTGAAACAACTACAATCCCATTCCACAGGATAAAACTAATTTTTAATAAAAATGGAGAAATACTTTTTAAAAAGGATGTAGAGGGGTTACTTATCTCATTGCCTAGAGATCTTTTTATTTAG
- a CDS encoding methyltransferase domain-containing protein, with translation MKGVKKHFEEEASEFDNIILKLVPHYTQMIDALVLAIPFNQKDPIKVIDLGCGTGYVSMNIKERFPNSNLTCLDFAENMIAKAKLRLSKYKGVNFILKDIRKFEFNKKYHAVVSSLALHHLETKKDKIKFYEKIFDALEPGGVFYNADIILGSNQYLHEQYISKWKEFMSKSLPGNEIEDTWMVKHHKEDRPEILLDQLSWLEDIGFKETDVLWKYYNFAVYGGTKPK, from the coding sequence ATGAAAGGTGTAAAAAAACACTTTGAAGAAGAAGCTTCAGAATTTGATAATATTATTCTTAAGTTAGTCCCACATTATACTCAAATGATCGATGCATTAGTTTTAGCCATTCCTTTTAATCAAAAAGATCCTATTAAAGTCATTGACCTAGGATGCGGAACTGGGTATGTATCAATGAATATAAAAGAAAGATTCCCTAATTCAAATCTAACTTGCCTTGACTTCGCCGAGAATATGATTGCTAAGGCTAAACTCCGATTGAGTAAGTACAAAGGTGTGAACTTTATTCTAAAAGACATAAGAAAATTTGAGTTTAATAAGAAGTATCATGCTGTCGTATCTTCTTTAGCATTGCATCATTTAGAAACAAAAAAAGACAAGATTAAATTTTATGAAAAAATATTTGATGCCCTTGAACCTGGCGGAGTATTTTATAATGCGGATATTATCCTAGGTTCAAATCAATATCTTCATGAGCAATATATATCGAAGTGGAAAGAGTTTATGTCTAAAAGCCTACCTGGAAATGAAATAGAGGATACTTGGATGGTAAAACATCACAAAGAGGATAGGCCTGAAATACTTTTAGATCAACTATCTTGGTTAGAGGATATTGGATTTAAAGAAACTGATGTCTTATGGAAATACTATAATTTTGCAGTATACGGTGGAACCAAGCCTAAATAA
- a CDS encoding DEAD/DEAH box helicase, giving the protein MNFESLGLSRELLIAIKKLGFSTPTEIQKMSIPDIMEGKDIIGESSTGSGKTLAFGCGIVEQVTPKDGLQALVLTPTRELAEQVKESLRQISNQKNLKVIPVYGGVSINQQIKDIPKAQVVIATPGRLMDHLQRGTINLSKIKILVLDEADRMLDMGFLDDVERIIMQCPTNRQTLFFSATISREIKRLSNKYMIKPTSVTAEKMVDPEKLKQVYYDIPRNMKLSLLVHLLQTENSDLAMIFCNTRNTTDYVVKNLKANNIRAIAIHGGLTQNKRTKSIKQFNNSKSGVLVCTDVAARGLHIDNVSHIYNYDISNDSNDYVHRIGRTARAGESGKVINLLTDRDYNNFTKILDTYPSFTIESVERPYLKKIMAITVDNERYSQEPRRYSQKDRRHSQRRNKSRSYHKGN; this is encoded by the coding sequence ATGAATTTTGAAAGCTTAGGCTTAAGTAGAGAGCTACTTATCGCCATAAAAAAATTAGGATTTAGCACACCAACAGAGATACAAAAAATGTCAATACCAGACATTATGGAGGGTAAAGACATAATTGGTGAATCGTCAACAGGCTCAGGCAAAACATTGGCCTTTGGCTGCGGAATAGTTGAGCAAGTAACTCCAAAAGATGGGTTACAGGCATTAGTTCTCACACCAACTAGAGAACTTGCAGAACAGGTGAAAGAATCCCTTAGACAAATTTCTAATCAGAAAAACTTGAAGGTTATTCCTGTATATGGTGGAGTATCTATTAATCAACAGATTAAAGATATACCAAAAGCCCAAGTAGTTATAGCTACTCCTGGCAGATTAATGGACCACCTCCAAAGAGGAACAATAAATCTTTCTAAAATCAAAATCCTAGTCTTAGATGAAGCAGACAGGATGCTAGACATGGGATTCTTAGATGATGTTGAAAGAATAATAATGCAATGCCCAACAAATAGGCAAACATTGTTTTTCTCTGCAACTATCTCAAGAGAAATCAAGAGATTGTCCAACAAATACATGATTAAACCAACAAGTGTGACAGCAGAAAAGATGGTTGACCCAGAAAAACTAAAACAGGTTTATTACGATATACCAAGAAATATGAAACTATCCCTTCTCGTTCACCTACTACAAACTGAAAACTCTGACCTTGCAATGATATTTTGCAACACAAGAAACACTACAGACTATGTTGTAAAAAATCTCAAAGCAAATAATATTAGGGCAATTGCAATACACGGTGGCTTAACTCAAAATAAACGTACAAAAAGTATCAAGCAATTTAATAACTCCAAGTCAGGCGTATTGGTATGCACCGATGTTGCTGCAAGAGGCCTCCACATAGACAATGTCTCTCACATCTATAACTATGACATCTCAAATGATTCTAACGATTATGTCCACAGGATAGGTAGAACTGCAAGAGCTGGGGAGTCTGGCAAAGTGATTAATCTATTGACTGATAGGGATTACAATAACTTTACAAAAATACTTGACACATACCCATCATTTACAATTGAAAGTGTTGAAAGACCATATTTGAAGAAAATAATGGCTATTACAGTAGATAACGAAAGATATTCTCAAGAACCTAGAAGGTATTCTCAGAAAGACAGAAGACATTCACAAAGAAGAAATAAATCACGCAGTTACCACAAGGGAAATTAA
- the dph2 gene encoding diphthamide biosynthesis enzyme Dph2: MEYQFDLGPLFKRLKELNVKRVGLVLPEGLKIYADYISSELKKQGYEVVISGNFNYGACDVPNLEFDEVCDCLVNFGHAPLPVESKIPMVFIDVDFVFPYMEILKSNIGLLKKEGKRAGLVSTVNYVKELPKVKEYLENEGFEVFIGKGDTRVKYPGQVLGCDFSSASSVSDKVDFFIFVGEGRFHPLGVAISTEKKVFAFDCDGIYSLNDYKDKILKERFGAIFRAKDSKKFGVIVSSKKGQKRMSLAKILKRKIEDSGFIADIILMDEVSPDKIYGFDYDSYVVCACPRIGIDDAKRYKKPLLTPKELEIVLNGKEDYVMDEIDQDDF, translated from the coding sequence TTGGAGTATCAGTTTGATTTAGGCCCACTGTTTAAGAGATTAAAAGAATTGAATGTTAAGAGAGTGGGATTGGTATTACCAGAAGGATTAAAAATTTATGCAGACTACATCTCTAGCGAACTTAAAAAACAAGGATACGAAGTAGTTATTTCGGGAAACTTTAACTACGGTGCTTGTGATGTACCAAATCTTGAGTTCGATGAAGTATGCGACTGTTTAGTTAATTTTGGGCATGCACCACTACCTGTTGAAAGTAAGATCCCAATGGTATTTATTGATGTTGACTTTGTTTTCCCATACATGGAGATATTAAAATCAAATATAGGCTTACTTAAAAAAGAAGGAAAAAGAGCCGGATTAGTATCAACTGTAAATTATGTGAAGGAACTTCCAAAAGTAAAAGAGTATCTTGAAAATGAAGGATTTGAAGTGTTTATTGGAAAAGGGGATACAAGAGTAAAATATCCGGGACAAGTCTTGGGTTGTGACTTTTCATCCGCTTCAAGTGTTTCAGACAAAGTTGATTTTTTCATATTTGTGGGGGAAGGAAGGTTCCATCCTTTAGGAGTTGCAATATCTACTGAGAAGAAGGTTTTTGCTTTTGATTGTGATGGGATATACTCGTTGAATGATTACAAGGATAAGATCCTAAAAGAACGGTTTGGGGCAATATTTAGGGCCAAAGATTCAAAGAAGTTTGGAGTAATAGTTTCCTCTAAGAAAGGACAAAAGAGGATGTCTTTAGCAAAAATACTAAAGAGAAAGATAGAAGATTCTGGATTCATTGCAGATATAATTTTGATGGATGAAGTTTCACCGGATAAGATATATGGATTTGATTATGATAGCTATGTCGTATGTGCTTGTCCAAGAATTGGAATTGACGATGCAAAGAGGTACAAAAAACCTTTATTGACCCCAAAAGAGCTTGAAATAGTGCTTAATGGAAAAGAAGATTATGTTATGGATGAAATAGATCAAGACGATTTTTGA
- a CDS encoding radical SAM protein — MEGVMRFIEYGTIKKKAPNRFALIYPDVYRAGNSNLGLHYVYNIVNENEGFSIERFFSDFERSIETQDMLKNFKALLFSLNYEYGVINLLKILKKNNIPLLREARKEHLVITGGPLNVNPFVLDDVFDIAFIGDAERSLVEFLDIYSGLDDPKKQIEEFSRVEGLYIPEIHKENTIKRRIEKLSYHPLYEPIQWGDFEESFNKTFLLEVSRGCRSRCKFCLTGNALGPYRERSKEELINIIKEGQKRTKFEKIALIGSDMPSSLDKIIKSLSELGFQISLPSLKLRDIDEATIPLLGQDTITLAPESSESLRCEIGKCYKDEEFFEKINLIKKYSKSVKLYFIFGLPAEEQRDLDGIISFINKSRKIIRTKSSFNPFVPKPHTPFEDYVFNFPELKEKMKYINKNIKDARIEDLKSAFIQYVISLGGSDTGKFIIDSVENNKNLTYSSFSKAIEKGEIVVPSKEKEWKRIGVSV, encoded by the coding sequence GTGGAAGGAGTAATGAGATTCATAGAATACGGCACTATTAAAAAAAAAGCGCCCAATAGATTTGCTTTAATCTATCCAGACGTGTATCGTGCCGGAAACTCAAATCTTGGACTTCATTACGTCTATAATATTGTAAATGAAAATGAAGGATTTTCAATAGAAAGATTTTTTTCAGACTTTGAAAGATCGATAGAAACTCAAGACATGTTAAAAAATTTCAAAGCATTACTATTTTCATTGAACTATGAGTATGGGGTAATTAATTTACTAAAGATTTTAAAAAAGAATAACATACCCCTACTAAGAGAGGCTAGAAAGGAGCATCTTGTTATAACTGGTGGACCACTTAATGTTAATCCATTTGTTTTGGATGATGTCTTTGACATCGCATTTATAGGAGATGCAGAAAGATCACTTGTAGAGTTCTTAGATATTTATTCTGGCCTCGACGATCCAAAAAAACAAATTGAAGAGTTTAGTAGGGTAGAGGGCCTCTACATCCCGGAAATTCATAAAGAAAATACGATTAAAAGAAGAATAGAGAAACTTTCTTACCACCCACTTTATGAGCCTATTCAGTGGGGGGATTTCGAGGAGTCATTCAATAAAACATTTCTTTTGGAGGTATCAAGGGGTTGCAGAAGCAGGTGCAAATTCTGCCTCACAGGAAATGCTTTGGGGCCTTATCGGGAGAGGAGTAAAGAGGAATTAATTAATATAATCAAGGAAGGACAAAAGAGGACTAAGTTTGAAAAGATCGCCTTGATTGGATCAGATATGCCTTCATCTCTTGACAAAATTATCAAAAGTTTAAGTGAATTAGGATTTCAGATATCCCTACCTTCACTAAAGCTTAGAGACATAGATGAGGCCACTATACCTTTGCTTGGGCAAGATACTATAACTTTAGCCCCTGAATCTTCAGAATCCTTAAGATGTGAAATAGGAAAATGCTACAAAGATGAAGAGTTTTTTGAAAAAATAAATCTTATAAAAAAATACTCTAAATCAGTAAAATTATATTTTATATTTGGGCTTCCTGCAGAAGAACAGAGAGATCTGGATGGGATTATAAGCTTCATAAATAAATCAAGAAAAATAATTAGGACAAAATCATCCTTTAATCCATTTGTCCCAAAGCCGCACACACCATTTGAAGATTATGTATTCAATTTCCCTGAATTAAAGGAGAAGATGAAATATATCAATAAAAATATAAAAGATGCCAGAATAGAAGATTTAAAGAGTGCATTTATCCAGTATGTTATATCACTTGGAGGAAGCGATACTGGAAAGTTTATTATTGACAGTGTAGAGAACAATAAAAATCTAACTTATTCTTCCTTCAGTAAAGCAATAGAGAAAGGAGAAATTGTTGTTCCATCAAAAGAAAAGGAGTGGAAGAGAATTGGAGTATCAGTTTGA
- a CDS encoding protein-L-isoaspartate(D-aspartate) O-methyltransferase, whose protein sequence is MSINDETRYKMVFYLEKLGYVKSETVKKAFLKVDRSKFIPENLKEEAYRDSPLSIGCGQTISAPSMIALMLEVSDLKLGLKILEIGAGSGYNAALIAEICGEENVVTIERIPEVYQFGMENLKRAGYKVKVALGDGTKGYQEDAPYDRIIATAAAPEVPQSWKDQLKEGGMIIAPVGRERYYQELLVLKKKKDGTFGSNKYGGCVFVPLVGEDGWKE, encoded by the coding sequence ATGTCCATAAATGACGAAACTAGATACAAAATGGTCTTTTATCTTGAAAAACTTGGCTACGTTAAAAGCGAAACTGTCAAAAAAGCATTTCTAAAAGTCGATAGGAGTAAATTCATCCCTGAAAATCTTAAGGAAGAAGCCTATAGGGACAGCCCACTATCAATCGGATGTGGACAGACCATCTCAGCACCTTCAATGATAGCATTGATGCTAGAAGTTTCAGACCTTAAACTAGGACTAAAAATATTAGAGATAGGAGCGGGATCCGGGTATAACGCTGCATTAATAGCCGAAATATGCGGAGAAGAAAATGTTGTTACAATAGAAAGGATACCTGAAGTTTATCAATTTGGGATGGAGAATCTAAAACGAGCAGGATACAAGGTAAAGGTAGCTCTTGGAGACGGGACAAAAGGATACCAAGAAGATGCGCCATACGATAGGATAATTGCAACTGCGGCAGCCCCAGAAGTTCCACAAAGCTGGAAGGACCAACTAAAAGAAGGAGGTATGATAATAGCGCCTGTTGGTAGAGAAAGGTACTACCAAGAGCTTTTAGTATTAAAAAAGAAAAAGGACGGCACATTTGGCTCCAATAAATACGGGGGTTGTGTATTTGTGCCCTTGGTAGGAGAGGATGGGTGGAAGGAGTAA
- a CDS encoding class I SAM-dependent methyltransferase family protein, producing the protein MEDKRIKELRELLETKISEEDIRKIMKSYEQLGDIIIISIPDEYKELKEFIGKSFFDSFECQTVLEKGFVSGEFRIPYYKKIIGNGFVTIHKENGIFYKIDLSKVMFSSGNIAERIRMAHVSSPDEVIIDMFSGIGYFTLPLAKYGKSMVWALEKNPNSYELLLENINLNRLTGRVFPVNTDCLDFDPDFKAERIVMGYFSDDEKFLLKALGMIKDGGIIHYHNTVPEKSESSFKKDIEAILSKKGRKLEPVYYRKIKKYSPGVWHVVFDFKVI; encoded by the coding sequence GTGGAAGATAAGAGGATAAAAGAACTTAGAGAGCTACTAGAGACTAAGATCTCTGAAGAAGACATTAGAAAAATAATGAAAAGTTATGAGCAACTTGGAGATATCATCATTATTTCAATTCCTGATGAATACAAGGAATTAAAAGAGTTTATTGGGAAAAGTTTTTTCGATAGCTTTGAATGTCAGACTGTTTTAGAAAAGGGTTTTGTGTCGGGTGAATTTAGGATTCCTTACTATAAAAAAATAATAGGTAATGGATTTGTTACAATACACAAAGAGAATGGAATATTCTATAAAATTGACCTTTCAAAAGTCATGTTTTCTTCAGGGAATATAGCTGAGAGAATAAGGATGGCCCATGTATCTTCTCCAGATGAAGTTATCATAGACATGTTTTCTGGAATCGGATATTTCACTCTGCCTTTAGCAAAATACGGGAAGTCCATGGTATGGGCATTAGAAAAAAATCCTAATAGCTATGAACTCCTCTTGGAAAATATAAATCTAAACAGATTAACAGGGAGAGTTTTTCCTGTAAATACTGATTGTCTTGATTTTGATCCTGACTTTAAAGCAGAAAGGATAGTCATGGGATATTTCTCAGACGATGAAAAGTTTCTTCTTAAGGCATTGGGCATGATAAAAGATGGCGGTATAATCCATTATCACAATACCGTTCCAGAAAAATCTGAATCTTCTTTTAAGAAAGATATTGAAGCTATTCTATCTAAAAAAGGAAGAAAATTGGAGCCAGTTTATTATCGTAAAATTAAGAAATATTCTCCCGGAGTGTGGCATGTAGTTTTTGACTTTAAAGTCATCTAA
- a CDS encoding deoxyuridine 5'-triphosphate nucleotidohydrolase encodes MESCVLTGNEIRELISKNNLIQNYIDIDTQITPNGFDMTVREIHNILSEGVVDFSNEKRKLSETEKIDFIEDFVFLKKGVYKIIYNEIVNIPPNIVALGRPRSTLLRCGANVGTAVWDRGYSGRSESLLSVDNEKGIKIFKDARVLQLVFMRTLTDESLYNGIFLKENI; translated from the coding sequence ATGGAAAGTTGTGTTCTTACAGGAAACGAAATTAGGGAGCTTATATCAAAAAATAATCTTATTCAAAACTATATTGATATCGACACCCAAATTACCCCAAATGGGTTTGATATGACAGTAAGAGAGATTCACAATATTTTATCTGAAGGAGTAGTGGATTTTAGTAATGAAAAAAGAAAGCTCTCTGAAACAGAAAAAATTGATTTTATTGAGGATTTTGTTTTTCTAAAAAAAGGCGTTTACAAAATAATATACAATGAAATTGTAAATATTCCCCCAAATATAGTTGCCCTGGGTAGACCACGCTCAACTCTTTTGAGATGTGGTGCAAATGTAGGAACAGCAGTTTGGGATAGAGGATATAGTGGAAGAAGTGAATCTTTGCTTTCAGTTGATAACGAAAAAGGCATAAAAATTTTCAAGGATGCAAGAGTTCTGCAACTAGTCTTTATGAGAACATTAACAGATGAATCATTATACAATGGGATTTTTCTAAAAGAAAATATTTAA
- a CDS encoding small nuclear ribonucleoprotein (Enables 3` processing of polyadenylated mRNAs and tRNA precursors), with protein sequence MDDREENYEQQEEYQSAGAEKPFDIVHKNIGETVSIVLKDGRKIDGTLAGYDLELNLVMENVKILRGEEVKGKPLIIVRRNNILAIGDHVLI encoded by the coding sequence ATGGACGACAGAGAAGAAAACTATGAACAACAGGAAGAATATCAGAGCGCAGGTGCTGAAAAACCTTTTGACATTGTTCACAAAAATATTGGTGAAACAGTCAGTATAGTCCTAAAGGATGGCAGGAAGATTGATGGAACTTTAGCTGGTTATGACTTAGAGCTTAATCTTGTGATGGAAAATGTCAAGATCCTCCGAGGAGAAGAAGTTAAAGGAAAGCCTTTAATTATAGTAAGGAGGAACAATATTCTTGCAATTGGAGATCATGTTTTAATTTGA
- a CDS encoding mechanosensitive ion channel family protein gives MDITSLLSQTYFDNTIVSYLIFFLITAGFVIVGKILYYFSKTLLRRFTKKTQTKFDDILVDMVEEPLLIFIVILGLRVGWGFLSFPNYPLIPTYYGHILYMIITLNIAWFISRFLDSLIENYLLPITQKTKTDLDDHLLPIIRKIISVIVFGIAIITILDEFGIEIGPMLAGLGIGGLAFALASKDLISNLFGSTTVLLDKPFSLGDWIKIGDYEGFVREIGIRTTQIETFEGSFIYIPNSKFTQNEVENISRRWARRMKMTIGLTYNMNSQKIKKAKELIKDAIVSEEGTSKEKIMINFTEFGDFSKNIMVIYWVTDTSNYFNIVDSINFKIMESFEAHKIEFAFPTQTIELVK, from the coding sequence ATGGACATAACTTCTCTGCTCTCACAAACTTACTTTGATAATACGATTGTTTCTTATTTAATCTTCTTTTTAATTACTGCTGGTTTTGTAATCGTTGGAAAAATCTTGTATTATTTTTCAAAGACTCTTCTAAGAAGATTTACAAAGAAAACGCAAACTAAATTTGATGATATCTTGGTCGATATGGTGGAGGAACCGCTCCTCATATTTATTGTAATTCTAGGATTGAGAGTCGGATGGGGATTTTTATCATTTCCTAATTATCCCCTAATCCCCACATACTATGGTCATATTCTTTACATGATTATAACTTTAAACATTGCTTGGTTTATATCAAGATTTTTAGATTCTTTGATTGAGAACTATCTTCTTCCTATAACGCAAAAAACTAAAACTGATTTAGATGATCATCTCTTGCCAATAATTAGAAAAATTATTAGTGTGATAGTTTTTGGAATAGCAATTATAACAATATTGGATGAATTTGGAATTGAAATTGGGCCGATGCTTGCTGGTTTAGGAATTGGTGGGCTTGCATTTGCTCTTGCTTCAAAAGATCTTATCAGTAATTTATTTGGGTCAACTACAGTCTTACTTGATAAGCCTTTTTCACTAGGAGATTGGATAAAAATTGGAGATTACGAAGGATTTGTAAGAGAAATTGGTATACGGACAACGCAAATTGAAACTTTTGAAGGTTCATTTATTTACATTCCAAACTCTAAATTCACCCAAAATGAAGTAGAGAATATTTCTAGGCGCTGGGCAAGAAGAATGAAAATGACAATTGGACTTACTTATAATATGAACTCTCAGAAAATTAAAAAAGCTAAAGAACTTATAAAAGATGCCATTGTTTCAGAAGAAGGCACCTCAAAAGAGAAGATTATGATTAATTTTACAGAGTTTGGTGATTTTTCTAAAAATATAATGGTAATATACTGGGTTACAGACACTTCAAATTATTTCAATATAGTTGATAGTATCAATTTCAAGATAATGGAATCTTTTGAAGCCCATAAAATTGAATTTGCCTTCCCAACACAAACAATAGAGTTAGTCAAATAA
- a CDS encoding stage II sporulation protein M, with protein sequence MEGTKEKITSFYKNEVFQTIRKNNNLMLLSLGLFLLGSISGFYIFKVLLNNNPQVIDTFLKEFQDMFGPLKEMTSFELFYTIFFVNTRTSFLIMMLGVFIGFFPFMSLWGNGTVLGLLYGKFIAEGGTPLVFLMGILPHGIIEIPAILIAASQGFRLGKEIISPPLGKSRSESLRDNIRNGLKLFAIIVPMLIIAALIEVYISAYLFNANL encoded by the coding sequence ATGGAAGGCACAAAAGAAAAAATAACTTCTTTTTACAAAAATGAAGTATTTCAAACAATAAGGAAAAATAATAATTTGATGTTATTGTCATTGGGATTATTTCTCTTAGGATCTATTTCAGGATTTTATATTTTTAAAGTTTTATTGAATAACAATCCCCAAGTAATTGATACATTCCTAAAAGAATTTCAAGATATGTTTGGGCCTTTGAAGGAAATGACCTCTTTTGAATTATTCTATACAATATTTTTCGTGAATACAAGAACATCTTTTTTGATAATGATGCTTGGAGTTTTCATCGGATTTTTTCCTTTCATGTCTTTATGGGGAAATGGAACTGTATTGGGACTCTTATATGGAAAATTCATTGCAGAAGGGGGAACACCTTTAGTCTTTTTAATGGGAATATTGCCACATGGAATTATAGAAATCCCTGCAATCTTGATAGCGGCATCACAAGGATTTAGACTTGGAAAAGAAATTATTTCGCCCCCCTTGGGTAAATCAAGGTCTGAATCTTTAAGAGATAACATAAGAAATGGGCTTAAACTTTTTGCAATAATAGTTCCCATGTTGATAATTGCAGCTTTAATTGAGGTCTACATCTCTGCATACCTCTTCAATGCAAATCTATAG
- a CDS encoding TIGR00289 family protein: MRMLSLFSGGKDSLYAAYLAIKEGHEVVYLLSLESERDDSYMFHVPNISLTSFQAEAMGIPLIRKGVKGEKEKEVVELHNIIGEFVRNKEIDGIITGAIESNYQRERIQKIADHYGIFHYAPLWKTDTNSYMESLIDNDFKAVIVSISALGLDESYLGKVIDREILAKLNILNKKYGVHIAGEGGEYETFVIDAPIFKKKLVIEKSRKIVENLNGTLWIDSVALKDKS; the protein is encoded by the coding sequence ATGAGAATGCTATCTTTATTCTCTGGTGGAAAAGACTCTCTTTATGCAGCATATCTTGCAATTAAAGAAGGTCACGAAGTTGTATATCTTCTATCTCTAGAGTCAGAAAGAGACGATTCATACATGTTTCACGTCCCCAACATCTCTTTGACATCTTTTCAAGCCGAGGCTATGGGTATACCTTTGATAAGAAAAGGGGTCAAAGGTGAAAAGGAAAAGGAAGTAGTAGAATTACACAATATAATTGGTGAATTTGTAAGAAATAAAGAAATAGACGGAATAATAACTGGTGCAATTGAATCGAATTATCAGAGAGAGAGGATACAAAAGATTGCTGACCATTACGGGATATTCCACTATGCCCCTTTGTGGAAAACAGACACTAACAGCTATATGGAATCTCTAATTGATAATGATTTTAAAGCTGTTATTGTATCGATTTCCGCACTTGGACTTGATGAATCTTATCTTGGAAAAGTTATTGATCGAGAAATACTAGCTAAATTGAATATTTTAAACAAGAAATATGGTGTGCATATTGCTGGTGAAGGAGGAGAATACGAAACTTTTGTTATAGACGCCCCCATATTCAAAAAGAAACTTGTAATAGAAAAATCAAGAAAAATAGTAGAAAATTTAAATGGGACCTTATGGATAGATTCAGTTGCTCTTAAAGACAAATCATAG